One genomic window of Tribolium castaneum strain GA2 chromosome 10, icTriCast1.1, whole genome shotgun sequence includes the following:
- the LOC103312277 gene encoding uncharacterized protein LOC103312277 isoform X2 — protein sequence METFGVSGTPQKFRTGNFHNVPCHRNLRQIGNDYAMPVCNRRSTPSVHTLWQERMSPRSCTERKSRGRLCSVALAIASFLVFVAVLSIAGMALYMGALHTEPPSSNNIISFSCSAKILRGDRFTGALQEKARRYRLQLETLYQRSVLGPALTSCIVEKFGNDTVTVFFKLAFNKKKISKNVSNLEKTIRDILITDAISRKPVFRMIRFDPKSIEIKQIRDVDTYQRSATKPKDTKNKTSVVLKTPRKNTTLTTTLPVKKKTDEIEIKEEDLPVVQGSFKISKTDADITEKKTENVSTPKPKITTQATKTTTIKETSVTSALYKIAAIEKLSKTSTGTPSTSTTTKNPLFSNPQVFNEQPWIPIIPDLTPITVPTTKPPQIPPKQPIYTSFTNPSLSYHNIDMEPLGSTSLKGHPIPVNKIPQVTEPSVFETSKKPTENSGFVEIETVKYVPGSSGDKMKQQNMLKNLSSIFHDLASTLKIPEMNVSKNETFLGVADEDSVGEGQVEVVEADEETLMMQTTKLPLVTLIPVKSNSGIGRPLRKRPFRNEENSTGDVSVENRSFPGSTRLNDFSALEKNPLKFIETEVVTSVSSEVNKVKLNKNQLEDFKIVGVLNFATEASDTSEELLRNPKMDPQSNRTEVLRKHEPSSEITVYATNSSVSSNRKEANFNILTPEKLKQLSEISKIHDNLTVIDKEPVISNKAISSSYTVNHSGFKILTKTFNKIDELPKDTKLNGYNNLAFTAISNKTECGNLTIKCGDGQCLPETTKCNQLIDCNDGKDEQDCNCADYLRSQYLLRKICDGVVDCWDYSDENQCEWCEPQQYVCSNSKMCIDKTKICDGLRDCPQGDDERQCVTIAENIDAADEFPYTSEGLLMVRKFGSWGKLCVENLRNLVFPILDLGKAVCKSMTYQFLDSVKSVTETDERTPSRYFEMDYTFENSSKYSLSFSETGCETRKVVRVRCQALECGARPQAVKHIARIVGGGNAGLGSWPWQAALYKEGEFQCGATLLSDTWLVSAGHCFYHSQDEHWVARLGALRRGTALPSPYEQLRPITRIIVHPGYVDSGFINDISLLKMEFPVIFSDYVRPICLPPPGQMVPDGRLCTVVGWGQLFEVGRIFPDTLQEVLVPVISTAECRKRTVFLPLYKITDDMFCAGYERGGRDACLGDSGGPLMCPEPDGKWLLQGITSNGYGCARANRPGVYTKVANYVTWIEAHMSRDDHNSTKKKSVCLGHRCPLGECLPKSRLCNGYIECSDGSDERDC from the exons ATGGAGACTTTTGGTGTTTCGGGGACACCCCAGAAGTTTCGAACCGGCAATTTTCATAATGTACCCTGTCACAGAAACTTGCGACAAATCGGG AATGATTACGCAATGCCGGTTTGTAATCGCCGGTCAACCCCTTCGGTTCACACCCTGTGGCAGGAGAGAATGTCACCAAGGTCTTGCACTGAACGCAAATCAAGAGGCCGATTATGTTCGGTCGCTTTAGCTATAGCCTCTTTTCTCGTCTTCGTTGCAGTATTGTCTATTGCAGGAATGGCTCTCTACATGGGGGCGTTACATACCGAACCTCCTAGTAGCAACA atattatttcttttagttGTAGTGCAAAAATTCTAAGGGGCGACCGCTTTACTGGCGCCCTGCAGGAAAAAGCTCGTAGATATAGGCTGCAACTAGAAACACTCTATCAGAGGAGTGTCCTAGGGCCGGCCTTGACGTCCTGTATAGTAGAGAAATTTGGAAACGATACCGTAACAGTATTCTTCAAACTAGCAtttaacaaaaagaaaatttcgaaaaatgtaTCAAACCTTGAAAAAACTATCCGAGATATACTAATAACTGACgcaatatctcgaaaacccgTCTTCAGAATGATACGTTTTGACCCGAAAAGTatagaaattaaacaaattagaGACGTAGATACGTACCAAAGAAGTGCTACAAAAccaaaagacacaaaaaataaaacaagcgTCGTCCTTAAAACACCTCGCAAGAACACAACACTTACAACAACCCTACCTGTTAAGAAAAAAACCGACGAGATTGAAATCAAAGAAGAGGATTTACCAGTAGTTCAAGgctcgtttaaaataagtaagACCGACGCTGACATTACTGAAAAAAAGACTGAAAACGTGTCTACCCCCAAACCCAAAATCACCACACAAGCGACGAAAACGACCACAATTAAAGAAACCTCAGTCACAAGTGCCTTATACAAAATCGCTGCCATAGAAAAACTGAGCAAAACTAGTACAGGTACACCCTCGACTAGCACAACGACTAAGAACCCCCTTTTCTCCAACCCTCAAGTCTTTAATGAGCAACCCTGGATTCCCATAATACCCGACTTAACCCCAATCACAGTTCCTACAACAAAGCCTCCTCAAATTCCGCCAAAACAACCAATCTATACGAGTTTCACAAACCCTAGTTTATCGTACCATAACATCGATATGGAACCTCTCGGTTCAACAAGCCTCAAAGGTCACCCAATTCCCGTTAACAAAATTCCGCAAGTGACTGAACCTTCTGTTTTTGAAACCTCGAAAAAACCAACTGAGAATTCTGGTTTTGTTGAAATTGAGACAGTCAAGTACGTCCCTGGATCGTCCGGCGATAAAATGAAGCAACAAAACATGTTGAAAAATCTTTCAAGCATTTTTCACGACTTAGCATCGACGTTAAAAATACCGGAAATGAATGTTAGCAAAAACGAGACGTTTTTGGGAGTTGCTGATGAGGATAGTGTGGGAGAAGGACAAGTGGAAGTTGTCGAAGCTGATGAGGAAACTTTGATGATGCAAACGACAAAGTTGCCTTTAGTGACGCTGATCCCCGTCAAGTCAAATTCCGGGATTGGACGGCCGTTGAGAAAGCGTCCGTTTAGAAATGAGGAAAATTCAACGGGTGACGTATCGGTTGAAAACCGGAGTTTTCCGGGATCGACCCGCTTGAATGATTTTTCCGCTCTGGAGAAAAATCCTTTGAAATTTATTGAGACTGAAGTAGTGACGTCGGTTAGTTCCGAAGTGAATAAAGTCAAGTTGAATAAAAATCAACTCGAGGACTTTAAAATAGTCGGAGTACTTAATTTCGCAACCGAAGCATCGGATACGTCCGAGGAACTCTTGAGGAATCCGAAAATGGATCCACAATCCAATCGAACGGAAGTTTTACGTAAGCATGAGCCCAGCAGCGAAATAACAGTTTACGCAACAAATTCTTCAGTTTCGAGCAACCGAAAAGAGGCAAACTTTAACATCCTGACTCCCGAGAAACTAAAACAACTATCCGAAATAAGCAAAATCCACGATAATTTAACCGTAATCGATAAGGAACCGGTTATTTCAAACAAAGCAATATCGTCGAGCTACACCGTTAATCACTCCGGCTTCAAAATCCTAACTAAAACTTTCAACAAAATCGATGAATTACCCAAAGATACTAAACTTAATGGCTACAATAACCTTGCGTTTACGGCCATCTCCAATAAAACAG AGTGTGGTAACTTAACGATAAAATGTGGCGACGGCCAATGCCTGCCCGAAACAACCAAATGCAACCAACTAATTGATTGCAACGACGGCAAAGATGAACAAGACTGCAACTGCGCCGATTATCTCAGATCTCAGTACCTCCTCAGGAAAATCTGCGACGGAGTCGTCGACTGTTGGGACTACTCGGACGAAAACCAATGCG AGTGGTGCGAACCCCAACAATACGTCTGCAGCAACTCGAAGATGTGCATCGACAAGACCAAAATTTGCGACGGCCTTCGCGACTGCCCGCAAGGCGACGACGAGCGACAGTGTGTCACAATTGCCGAAAACATCGACGCGGCCGACGAGTTCCCCTACACTTCCGAGGGGCTCCTCATGGTGCGGAAATTCGGGTCGTGGGGCAAGCTCTGCGTCGAAAATTTGCGCAACCTTGTTTTCCCGATCCTAGACTTGGGCAAAGCCGTTTGCAAATCAATGACTTATCA GTTTCTTGATTCCGTCAAAAGTGTCACTGAGACGGACGAGCGGACACCGTCGAGATATTTCGAAATGGACTATACTTTTGAGAATAGCAGTAAATACAGTTTGTCTTTTTCGGAAACTGGGTGTGAGACTCGCAAGGTTGTGCGCGTGCGGTGCCAGGCGCTCGAATGCGGGGCTAGGCCCCAGGCCGTGAAGCACATCGCGAG GATTGTCGGAGGAGGCAATGCGGGTCTAGGGTCATGGCCGTGGCAAGCAGCCCTTTACAAAGAAGGCGAATTCCAGTGCGGCGCTACGTTGCTCTCCGACACTTGGCTGGTTTCCGCAGGACACTGCTTCTACCA TTCGCAGGACGAGCACTGGGTGGCCCGCCTGGGGGCCCTGCGGAGGGGCACCGCCCTGCCGTCGCCCTACGAGCAGCTGCGCCCCATTACCCGAATAATCGTCCATCCCGGATACGTGGATTCCGGTTTTATAAACGACATATCTTTGCTAAAAATGGAATTTCCGGTTATTTTCAGCGATTACGTGCGCCCGATCTGCTTGCCCCCGCCGGGTCAAATGGTGCCCGATGGCAGGTTGTGTACGGTTGTGGGCTGGGGTCAACTGTTCGAAGTCGGCAGAATATTCC CTGACACATTACAAGAGGTTCTTGTTCCTGTAATATCAACCGCTGAGTGTCGTAAAAGAACGGTTTTTCTTCCTCTGTATAAAATAACAGATGACATGTTCTGCGCCGGCTACGAGCGAGGGGGCCGCGATGCGTGTCTCGGCGACTCCGGGGGGCCCCTCATGTGCCCCGAACCCGACGGCAAATGGCTCCTGCAGGGGATCACGAGCAACGGCTACGGGTGCGCGAGGGCCAACAGGCCGGGCGTCTACACCAAAGTGGCCAATTATGTCACTTGGATCGAGGCTCATATGAGCAGAGACGACCACAATAGTACAAAGAAGAAGAGTGTCTGCTTGGGACACCGGTGCCCTCTGGGCGAATGCCTGCCCAAAAGCAGGCTGTGCAATGGGTACATCGAATGTAGTGATGGAAGCGACGAAAGAGACTGTTAA
- the LOC103312277 gene encoding uncharacterized protein LOC103312277 isoform X1 produces METFGVSGTPQKFRTGNFHNVPCHRNLRQIGNDYAMPVCNRRSTPSVHTLWQERMSPRSCTERKSRGRLCSVALAIASFLVFVAVLSIAGMALYMGALHTEPPSSNNIISFSCSAKILRGDRFTGALQEKARRYRLQLETLYQRSVLGPALTSCIVEKFGNDTVTVFFKLAFNKKKISKNVSNLEKTIRDILITDAISRKPVFRMIRFDPKSIEIKQIRDVDTYQRSATKPKDTKNKTSVVLKTPRKNTTLTTTLPVKKKTDEIEIKEEDLPVVQGSFKISKTDADITEKKTENVSTPKPKITTQATKTTTIKETSVTSALYKIAAIEKLSKTSTGTPSTSTTTKNPLFSNPQVFNEQPWIPIIPDLTPITVPTTKPPQIPPKQPIYTSFTNPSLSYHNIDMEPLGSTSLKGHPIPVNKIPQVTEPSVFETSKKPTENSGFVEIETVKYVPGSSGDKMKQQNMLKNLSSIFHDLASTLKIPEMNVSKNETFLGVADEDSVGEGQVEVVEADEETLMMQTTKLPLVTLIPVKSNSGIGRPLRKRPFRNEENSTGDVSVENRSFPGSTRLNDFSALEKNPLKFIETEVVTSVSSEVNKVKLNKNQLEDFKIVGVLNFATEASDTSEELLRNPKMDPQSNRTEVLRKHEPSSEITVYATNSSVSSNRKEANFNILTPEKLKQLSEISKIHDNLTVIDKEPVISNKAISSSYTVNHSGFKILTKTFNKIDELPKDTKLNGYNNLAFTAISNKTECGNLTIKCGDGQCLPETTKCNQLIDCNDGKDEQDCNCADYLRSQYLLRKICDGVVDCWDYSDENQCEWCEPQQYVCSNSKMCIDKTKICDGLRDCPQGDDERQCVTIAENIDAADEFPYTSEGLLMVRKFGSWGKLCVENLRNLVFPILDLGKAVCKSMTYQFLDSVKSVTETDERTPSRYFEMDYTFENSSKYSLSFSETGCETRKVVRVRCQALECGARPQAVKHIARRAYRIVGGGNAGLGSWPWQAALYKEGEFQCGATLLSDTWLVSAGHCFYHSQDEHWVARLGALRRGTALPSPYEQLRPITRIIVHPGYVDSGFINDISLLKMEFPVIFSDYVRPICLPPPGQMVPDGRLCTVVGWGQLFEVGRIFPDTLQEVLVPVISTAECRKRTVFLPLYKITDDMFCAGYERGGRDACLGDSGGPLMCPEPDGKWLLQGITSNGYGCARANRPGVYTKVANYVTWIEAHMSRDDHNSTKKKSVCLGHRCPLGECLPKSRLCNGYIECSDGSDERDC; encoded by the exons ATGGAGACTTTTGGTGTTTCGGGGACACCCCAGAAGTTTCGAACCGGCAATTTTCATAATGTACCCTGTCACAGAAACTTGCGACAAATCGGG AATGATTACGCAATGCCGGTTTGTAATCGCCGGTCAACCCCTTCGGTTCACACCCTGTGGCAGGAGAGAATGTCACCAAGGTCTTGCACTGAACGCAAATCAAGAGGCCGATTATGTTCGGTCGCTTTAGCTATAGCCTCTTTTCTCGTCTTCGTTGCAGTATTGTCTATTGCAGGAATGGCTCTCTACATGGGGGCGTTACATACCGAACCTCCTAGTAGCAACA atattatttcttttagttGTAGTGCAAAAATTCTAAGGGGCGACCGCTTTACTGGCGCCCTGCAGGAAAAAGCTCGTAGATATAGGCTGCAACTAGAAACACTCTATCAGAGGAGTGTCCTAGGGCCGGCCTTGACGTCCTGTATAGTAGAGAAATTTGGAAACGATACCGTAACAGTATTCTTCAAACTAGCAtttaacaaaaagaaaatttcgaaaaatgtaTCAAACCTTGAAAAAACTATCCGAGATATACTAATAACTGACgcaatatctcgaaaacccgTCTTCAGAATGATACGTTTTGACCCGAAAAGTatagaaattaaacaaattagaGACGTAGATACGTACCAAAGAAGTGCTACAAAAccaaaagacacaaaaaataaaacaagcgTCGTCCTTAAAACACCTCGCAAGAACACAACACTTACAACAACCCTACCTGTTAAGAAAAAAACCGACGAGATTGAAATCAAAGAAGAGGATTTACCAGTAGTTCAAGgctcgtttaaaataagtaagACCGACGCTGACATTACTGAAAAAAAGACTGAAAACGTGTCTACCCCCAAACCCAAAATCACCACACAAGCGACGAAAACGACCACAATTAAAGAAACCTCAGTCACAAGTGCCTTATACAAAATCGCTGCCATAGAAAAACTGAGCAAAACTAGTACAGGTACACCCTCGACTAGCACAACGACTAAGAACCCCCTTTTCTCCAACCCTCAAGTCTTTAATGAGCAACCCTGGATTCCCATAATACCCGACTTAACCCCAATCACAGTTCCTACAACAAAGCCTCCTCAAATTCCGCCAAAACAACCAATCTATACGAGTTTCACAAACCCTAGTTTATCGTACCATAACATCGATATGGAACCTCTCGGTTCAACAAGCCTCAAAGGTCACCCAATTCCCGTTAACAAAATTCCGCAAGTGACTGAACCTTCTGTTTTTGAAACCTCGAAAAAACCAACTGAGAATTCTGGTTTTGTTGAAATTGAGACAGTCAAGTACGTCCCTGGATCGTCCGGCGATAAAATGAAGCAACAAAACATGTTGAAAAATCTTTCAAGCATTTTTCACGACTTAGCATCGACGTTAAAAATACCGGAAATGAATGTTAGCAAAAACGAGACGTTTTTGGGAGTTGCTGATGAGGATAGTGTGGGAGAAGGACAAGTGGAAGTTGTCGAAGCTGATGAGGAAACTTTGATGATGCAAACGACAAAGTTGCCTTTAGTGACGCTGATCCCCGTCAAGTCAAATTCCGGGATTGGACGGCCGTTGAGAAAGCGTCCGTTTAGAAATGAGGAAAATTCAACGGGTGACGTATCGGTTGAAAACCGGAGTTTTCCGGGATCGACCCGCTTGAATGATTTTTCCGCTCTGGAGAAAAATCCTTTGAAATTTATTGAGACTGAAGTAGTGACGTCGGTTAGTTCCGAAGTGAATAAAGTCAAGTTGAATAAAAATCAACTCGAGGACTTTAAAATAGTCGGAGTACTTAATTTCGCAACCGAAGCATCGGATACGTCCGAGGAACTCTTGAGGAATCCGAAAATGGATCCACAATCCAATCGAACGGAAGTTTTACGTAAGCATGAGCCCAGCAGCGAAATAACAGTTTACGCAACAAATTCTTCAGTTTCGAGCAACCGAAAAGAGGCAAACTTTAACATCCTGACTCCCGAGAAACTAAAACAACTATCCGAAATAAGCAAAATCCACGATAATTTAACCGTAATCGATAAGGAACCGGTTATTTCAAACAAAGCAATATCGTCGAGCTACACCGTTAATCACTCCGGCTTCAAAATCCTAACTAAAACTTTCAACAAAATCGATGAATTACCCAAAGATACTAAACTTAATGGCTACAATAACCTTGCGTTTACGGCCATCTCCAATAAAACAG AGTGTGGTAACTTAACGATAAAATGTGGCGACGGCCAATGCCTGCCCGAAACAACCAAATGCAACCAACTAATTGATTGCAACGACGGCAAAGATGAACAAGACTGCAACTGCGCCGATTATCTCAGATCTCAGTACCTCCTCAGGAAAATCTGCGACGGAGTCGTCGACTGTTGGGACTACTCGGACGAAAACCAATGCG AGTGGTGCGAACCCCAACAATACGTCTGCAGCAACTCGAAGATGTGCATCGACAAGACCAAAATTTGCGACGGCCTTCGCGACTGCCCGCAAGGCGACGACGAGCGACAGTGTGTCACAATTGCCGAAAACATCGACGCGGCCGACGAGTTCCCCTACACTTCCGAGGGGCTCCTCATGGTGCGGAAATTCGGGTCGTGGGGCAAGCTCTGCGTCGAAAATTTGCGCAACCTTGTTTTCCCGATCCTAGACTTGGGCAAAGCCGTTTGCAAATCAATGACTTATCA GTTTCTTGATTCCGTCAAAAGTGTCACTGAGACGGACGAGCGGACACCGTCGAGATATTTCGAAATGGACTATACTTTTGAGAATAGCAGTAAATACAGTTTGTCTTTTTCGGAAACTGGGTGTGAGACTCGCAAGGTTGTGCGCGTGCGGTGCCAGGCGCTCGAATGCGGGGCTAGGCCCCAGGCCGTGAAGCACATCGCGAG GCGAGCTTATAGGATTGTCGGAGGAGGCAATGCGGGTCTAGGGTCATGGCCGTGGCAAGCAGCCCTTTACAAAGAAGGCGAATTCCAGTGCGGCGCTACGTTGCTCTCCGACACTTGGCTGGTTTCCGCAGGACACTGCTTCTACCA TTCGCAGGACGAGCACTGGGTGGCCCGCCTGGGGGCCCTGCGGAGGGGCACCGCCCTGCCGTCGCCCTACGAGCAGCTGCGCCCCATTACCCGAATAATCGTCCATCCCGGATACGTGGATTCCGGTTTTATAAACGACATATCTTTGCTAAAAATGGAATTTCCGGTTATTTTCAGCGATTACGTGCGCCCGATCTGCTTGCCCCCGCCGGGTCAAATGGTGCCCGATGGCAGGTTGTGTACGGTTGTGGGCTGGGGTCAACTGTTCGAAGTCGGCAGAATATTCC CTGACACATTACAAGAGGTTCTTGTTCCTGTAATATCAACCGCTGAGTGTCGTAAAAGAACGGTTTTTCTTCCTCTGTATAAAATAACAGATGACATGTTCTGCGCCGGCTACGAGCGAGGGGGCCGCGATGCGTGTCTCGGCGACTCCGGGGGGCCCCTCATGTGCCCCGAACCCGACGGCAAATGGCTCCTGCAGGGGATCACGAGCAACGGCTACGGGTGCGCGAGGGCCAACAGGCCGGGCGTCTACACCAAAGTGGCCAATTATGTCACTTGGATCGAGGCTCATATGAGCAGAGACGACCACAATAGTACAAAGAAGAAGAGTGTCTGCTTGGGACACCGGTGCCCTCTGGGCGAATGCCTGCCCAAAAGCAGGCTGTGCAATGGGTACATCGAATGTAGTGATGGAAGCGACGAAAGAGACTGTTAA